One Solea senegalensis isolate Sse05_10M linkage group LG13, IFAPA_SoseM_1, whole genome shotgun sequence DNA segment encodes these proteins:
- the paxbp1 gene encoding PAX3- and PAX7-binding protein 1 — protein sequence MFKKAKRANFRRRNESDEDEHEDGPRPSLAPTLFGPVVDEIPFMETSSTAVCGAPSSGDSYSSNGFLLNSNSMRGVKKEKKIKDIPVLQVPTKASLLSFNDEEEGFEVFKVKKSNHSKKIVKQLKKEYKDDLEKSGCVKQENKSDAPPQAPVAIKDEVTGGACSEHGEEEMEVDSTEEQEEAARSQGGQAHSQVSKSNNTGATFNTLSSLGSLKPGEIPDAAFIHAARKRRQLARELGGDAPLVETDTPKKRLVGEDQDVSDDEDEVEKRIRFSGVKNKTQRQKIAEEIGIEGSDDEALDTGQDEEVSRWEQEQIRKGISIPQVQSTQPEDNTIYYQNSYESQPYGSSYSMPFTYSTVAPHTVKPTGRADNGSVHFGAPINDLTPVSIDLVKKRLQDRLSQMRAGYNSNSKRFRQIEDDLAASENTIQQLEGSSSDNAEQYKFLQEMRGYVGDLLECFSEKVPAVLELEAAMHQLLRQRASRLVQRRQDDIKDESSEFASLSNKAVMAPSLDSFGRDRTAYQEHSRQRRIAEREARRTRRRQAREQNGKRAEHNEGLSSDDEETSTDITSFNMERDRIGRECKKVFEDVVEDFHSLDCIKSHFEVWRRDYADTYRDAYIGLCLPKLFNPLVRLQLITWNPLEAQCPNFEYMLWFESLLFYGFEEHGTLQKGDGDIGLLPAIVEKVVLSKLTVLAEQVWDPLSCSQTAKLVGFIHRLMKSYPTVLHGDNQYTKELLKSIVLRCRRTLDEDVFLPLYPKNVLENKNSGPYLFYQRQFWSCVKLLGNILQWQGILSTSCLRDLALDSTLNRYILSALQTTDTTEDNVQKCQKVVERLPQHWFSGLKGQQTLPQLEPLCRYLTHLANSSHRSTVGGSDLERRAVKDQIKEVVKMLGYMNALDHILTVAAEHGVKDIKLLLETLS from the exons ATGTTTAAAAAGGCGAAACGAGCGAACTTCCGACGGCGAAATGAGTCCGACGAGGACGAACATGAGGACGGTCCGCGTCCCTCGCTGGCGCCGACATTGTTCGGGCCTGTGGTGGACGAAATCCCGTTCATGGAGACTTCCAGCACCGCCGTCTGTGGAGCACCGAGCAGCGGGGACAGCTACAGCAGTAACGGCTTCCTGTTGAACAGCAACAGTATGCGAGGagtgaagaaagagaagaaaatcaaagacATACCTGTGCTGCAAGTGCCCACGAAAGCCAGTCTGCTGAGTTTCAACGATGAAGAAG AAGGATTCGAGGTTTTCAAAGTGAAGAAATCCAACCACAGCAAGAAGATTGTGAAGCAGCTGAAGAAAGAATACAAGGATGACCTGGAGAAGTCTGGCTGTGtcaaacaggaaaataaatcag ATGCACCACCTCAGGCACCAGTTGCCATCAAAGATGAAGTCACGGGTGGAGCATGTAGTGAACATGGGGAAGAAGAAATGGAGGTGGACAGTactgaggagcaggaggaagcgGCAAGGAGTCAAGGTGGTCAGGCACATAGTCAAGTGTCTAAGAGCAATAACACTGGAGCAACTTTCAACACACTCTCCTCCCTTGGCAGCCTAAAACCAG GAGAGATCCCTGATGCTGCTTTCATCCATGCTGCCAGAAAGCGGCGGCAGCTCGCAAGAGAACTTGGAGGCGACGCTCCACTGGTTGAGACGGACACTCCCAAGAAACGCCTCGTTGGAGAAGACCAAGATGTTAGTGATGACGAAGATGAGGTGGAGAAGAGGATCCGCTTTAGTGGAGTCAAGAACAAAACCCAGAGACAGAAGATAGCTGAGGAGATAG GTATAGAGGGTAGTGATGACGAGGCACTTGATACAGGGCAGGATGAAGAGGTGAGCCGCTGGGAGCAGGAACAGATTAGAAAAGGAATCAGCATTCCCCAG GTCCAGAGCACTCAGCCAGAAGACAACACCATCTACTACCAGAACAGCTATGAGAGTCAGCCGTATGGATCTTCCTACAGCATGCCCTTCACCTACAGCACCGTGGCCCCACACACCGTCAAGCCGACTGGCCGAGCAGACAATGGCTCTGTTCACTTCGGGGCCCCAATTAATGATCTTACCCCAGTATCCATTGATTTGGTAAAGAAACGCCTGCAGGATAG ACTCAGTCAAATGCGTGCAGGCTACAACTCAAACTCCAAGCGCTTCAGACAGATTGAAGATGACCTCGCTGCTTCTGAGAACACCATACAGCAGCTGGAGGGCTCGTCCAGTGACAACGCAGAGCAATATAAATTCTTGCAAGAGATGCGAGGGTATGTTGGAGACTTGCTTGAGTGTTTCAGTGAAAAG GTGCCTGCTGTCCTGGAGCTGGAGGCTGCCATGCACCAGTTACTAAGGCAACGGGCCTCACGACTTGTCCAGAGAAGACAGGATGATATTAAAGATGAATCGTCGGAGTTTGCAAGCCTTTCAA ATAAAGCTGTCATGGCTCCTAGTTTAGATTCCTTTGGTCGAGACCGCACGGCGTACCAAGAGCACAGTCGTCAGAGGAGGATCGCAGAAAGAGAAGCGCGACG AACACGGCGGCGACAAGCACGAGAGCAAAACGGAAAGAGAGCTGAACATAATGAAGGCTTGTCATCTGATGATGAGGAAACATCCACTGACATTACGAGCTTCAACATGGAAAGAG ATCGCATCGGCAGGGAATGTAAAAAAGTGTTTGAGGACGTGGTGGAAGACTTTCATTCTCTCGACTGCATCAAATCCCATTTTGAAGTGTGGAGGCGGGATTACGCCGACACTTACAGAGACGCTTACATCGGCCTCTGTCTGCCCAAACTCTTCAACCCTTTAGTCCGCCTGCAGCTGATCACATGGAACCCACTTGAG GCTCAGTGTCCGAACTTTGAGTACATGCTCTGGTTTGAGTCGCTGCTGTTTTATGGCTTTGAGGAGCACGGCACGTTGCAGAAAGGAGACGGCGATATCGGTTTGCTGCCTGCTATCGTGGAGAAGGTCGTCCTCTCCAAACTGACAG TGTTGGCAGAGCAAGTGTGGGACCCACTGTCGTGCAGTCAAACAGCCAAGCTGGTGGGCTTCATTCACAGACTGATGAAAAGTTACCCCACTGTGCTGCATGGGGATAATCAATACACAAAG GAGTTGTTGAAATCGATCGTCTTACGGTGCCGACGGACTCTCGATGAAGATGTCTTTCTTCCACTTTACCCAAAAAA TGTGTTAGAGAACAAGAACAGTGGCCCCTACTTATTCTACCAGAGACAGTTTTGGTCCTGTGTGAAG CTGCTGGGCAACATCCTGCAGTGGCAGGGTATCTtatccacttcctgtctgaggGACCTGGCTTTGGACAGCACACTCAACAGATACATCCTCTCTGCACTCCAGACCACGGACACGACAGAAGACAACGTTCAGAAGTGCCAGAAG GTAGTGGAGCGTCTGCCGCAGCACTGGTTCTCCGGGCTGAAGGGTCAGCAGACGCTGCCTCAGTTGGAGCCGCTGTGTCGCTACCTCACCCACCTGGCAAACTCCTCACACCGCAGCACTGTCGGTGGGTCTGATCTGGAACGACGTGCCGTCAA GGATCAAATCAAAGAGGTTGTGAAGATGTTGGGCTACATGAACGCCCTGGATCACATCCTCACGGTGGCAGCAGAACACGGTGTGAAAGACATCAAGTTACTTCTGGAAACCTTGTCATAG